A single Rhopalosiphum padi isolate XX-2018 chromosome 4, ASM2088224v1, whole genome shotgun sequence DNA region contains:
- the LOC132930878 gene encoding hexokinase-4-like, with translation MLPNVTAASAVRNVCITAAGRVLGHICGFRRHASNYSQMFRKRLNAEQVGRKFEVSDDELKHVTRRMSDTMDLGLRRSGRPAGGSVSIKCWNTRVPFPTPSTAIEPVARQFLSVELSHGHRFSTQLTTLLGANDVSIKSREHPLTASALITGRVADLFDCVAGALAEFAQEFGVRQAGLPVAFTFGFPVGSTGPLGGSANLHRWTKEFDLVDGVSRDVAAEWRMAAARADVSVASVAVLNDACAAMMHSVAEQPDTRAAVVVDDGCNCCYVSEFGRTVINTEWGAFGEDGALDHLLTEYDRQLDARSRNPGQQIYEKMTSGMYMAELVREMVLAMASNRALFEGVTTKAMTTEYALKAKHLWLVESDERLSYSRTRTVLTDVLDVTNPSHMDCELFRYACGCVTTRSANLVAAGLSSVLKRTGLPVTVAVSGSAFETHSTYALAVGHKARQLTLQQKPFTLRTVEPNVKSAWIFASLLATIAANPS, from the exons ATGTTACCGAACGTTACCGCCGCCTCCGCCGTCAGAAATGTTTGCATCACAGCAGCCGGACGAGTGCTCGGTCACATCTGCGGTTTCCGGAGACACGCGAGCAATTATTCGCAGATGTTCCGGAAGCGGTTGAACGCCGAACAGGTAGGCCGGAAGTTCGAAGTGTCTGACGACGAGCTGAAACACGTGACGCGCCGCATGTCAGACACCATGGACTTGGGTTTACGGCGTTCAGGACGGCCCGCAGGCGGATCGGTCTCGATAAAGTGCTGGAACACACGAGTACCGTTCCCAACACCGTCCACGGCCATCGAGCCGGTCGCCCGCCAGTTCCTGAGCGTGGAACTGAGCCACGGCCATCGGTTTAGCACGCAATTGACGACCCTGCTGGGCGCGAACGACGTGTCGATCAAGTCGCGCGAACACCCACTGACGGCCAGTGCCCTGATAACCGGCAGGGTGGCCGATCTGTTCGACTGCGTGGCCGGTGCACTGGCCGAGTTCGCCCAAGAGTTTGGCGTGAGACAGGCCGGGCTGCCTGTTGCGTTCACCTTCGGGTTCCCAGTCGGCAGCACCGGGCCCCTGGGGGGGTCGGCCAACCTGCACCGGTGGACCAAGGAGTTTGACCTCGTGGACGGGGTGAGCCGAGACGTGGCGGCCGAATGGAGGATGGCCGCAGCCCGGGCCGACGTGTCCGTGGCCTCGGTGGCCGTGCTCAACGACGCGTGCGCGGCCATGATGCACAGCGTGGCCGAACAGCCTGACACGCGCGCCGCGGTCGTCGTGGACGACGGCTGCAATTGTTGTTACGTGTCGGAATTCGGCCGCACCGTCATCAACACCGAATGGGGTGCTTTCGGCGAGGACGGAGCCCTCGACCACTTGTTGACCGAATACGACCGTCAGCTCGACGCCCGATCCCGAAATCCCGGCCAGCAAATTTACGAGAAAATGACTTCAG GCATGTACATGGCCGAGTTGGTACGCGAGATGGTTCTGGCGATGGCCTCCAACCGGGCGCTGTTCGAGGGCGTCACGACAAAAGCCATGACCACCGAGTACGCGCTTAAAGCCAAACACCTGTGGCTGGTCGAGTCAGACGAACGGTTGTCGTACAGCCGCACCCGGACCGTGCTGACCGACGTGCTGGACGTGACCAACCCGTCCCACATGGACTGCGAGCTCTTCCGGTACGCGTGCGGATGCGTCACCACGCGGTCCGCGAACTTGGTCGCCGCCGGGCTGTCGTCCGTACTGAAGCGGACCGGACTGCCCGTCACGGTGGCCGTGTCCGGGTCCGCGTTCGAGACGCACTCGACGTACGCGCTCGCGGTTGGCCACAAGGCACGGCAGCTGACGCTCCAACAGAAACCGTTCACGTTGCGAACGGTCGAACCGAACGTTAAGAGCGCGTGGATTTTTGCCAGCCTGTTGGCCACGATCGCGGCCAATCCGTCATGA
- the LOC132928633 gene encoding 52 kDa repressor of the inhibitor of the protein kinase-like, producing MMKKGTFIVFLFLFQDILTKINILSTQLQSKKATLGNSVNLINGIIKTFETDRCSDKFKIIWKDIKEFADNLDISLDISKSSKRKKKEPTHLSDFCVSFKTGEADDCSSIIKYDNMPNDVANFEYWKINAYFKIMDCVINGMKNRFSLESLKIGVGVDNFIQLKYEESIEFVNKYEKILNISPERLKAEMIVLKNMINKENYEIDDIIPVVDKNIFPNFYKLLQTALTIPISSASCERSFSVMRRIKNWTRNTMTNDRFTNLSILHIERDLSHAIESENVLNIFSEKHRRLCLI from the exons ATGATGAAAAAGGGAACATTTAtagtctttttatttttattccaagacatacttactaaaataaatattttaagtactcaACTTCAATCAAAAAAAGCTACATTAGGAAattcagttaatttaataaatggtattataaaaacttttgaaaCTGATCGCTGttctgataaatttaaaataatttggaaaGATATAAAAGAATTTGCTGACAATTTGGACATTTCATTGGACATctctaaaa GTTCAAAGCGTAAAAAGAAAGAGCCAACACATTTAAGTGATTTTTGTGTCAGTTTTAAGACTGGGGAAGCAGATGATTGTTCTTCTatcattaaatatgataatatgccTAACGATGTAGCAAATTTTGAATACTGGAAAATTaatgcttattttaaaataatggattGTGTAATAAATGGCATGAAAAATAGGTTTTCATTAGAAAGTCTAAAAATCGGTGTAGGAGtggataattttatacaattaaaatatgaagaaaGTATTGAGTTTGTTAATAAGTATGAG aaaatattaaacataagtcCAGAAAGATTGAAGGCTGAAATGATtgtcttaaaaaatatgatcaataaagaaaattatgaaatagaTGACATCATACCAGTTGTAGACaagaatatttttccaaatttttataaactgttGCAAACTGCACTTACTATACCAATATCATCTGCCTCGTGTGAACGTTCCTTTTCTGTTATGAGGCGAATAAAAAATTGGACTAGAAATACCATGACAAATGATAGGTTTACAAACTTGTCAATACTTCACATCGAAAGAGACTTATCACATGCAATAGAATCTgaaaatgtacttaatattttttcagaaaaacaCAGGCGCCTatgtttgatttaa